AAAGACCGTTGAGCAGATCTGGGAGTACGGCAAAGAGCGCGGTAAAGAGTGGTATAGCTCAGTTACTAGCCTTACGCAGTATCAAGATGACCTTGATAGCGTGATGGTCTATTCAGCTGTTGCTGGTATGCAGTTTGACATCGCAAAAGGTCGCCCAGTAGGACTTCCTAGCCCGCACATCGATGAGTTTGAGTGGGGTGCAAAAGAGCCTAGCATCGAGATAAAGATGACAAATGCTATGGGCTATCAAGCGTTTCCATTTAGCTTGCAAAAGGCGTTTGAGAAATAAAAATTTTTAACTTCTTCATTAATTTTCCTCTCCGTTTAATATGGAGAGGAAACTACCTCTTGTACACAGCCAAAATTTTTAAGCGTTTTTATCAGGAAAATATATTCCGCAAAAACACCAGTATCAAATCCAACTTTATCTAACTTGTCATGTTTATTGTTTTCTGTACGGAAAAAAAATTACAAAAATAGCTGCCACACCTACGCAAAATAAAATGGCTATAGCTCCGGTAATCAACGGCTCATCATATCTTTGCGAAAGATAGTAAAATATAAAAAATCCGCAGAGCAATATTGCGATATCCAATATATCAATATCTGTCGCAAGAGCTAAAACTAAATACATAGAAACTCCGCACAATAATTTTGTACCAAGATCGGCATCTAAGTATAAAAGAAAACCAAAAAGTATTATCAAAAATGAACAAATATGGATAGTGCATAAAAATTTTTTTGACTTTTTATACACACTGCCGCATCTTGGGCATCTTAGCGTTTTCATCGGCTTTTTGGTAAGTTTTTTACCGCAATCACACTGTATGTAATAGCTCATATACCTTCCTGTATAGAAGAGATATTGACCATTAAATCTATTTTACGTATATAATAGCTTCCTATAATTATCGGCTCCTTATTATAATCCCTTATAAAATTTCCCCATTTTTGAAAAAATATTCGGTCGCATTCTATATTTTTATTCTTAGTATATATTTAAAATTTAAAAATTATTTAGCCTTGCCGAATTCCAAGCCCATTGCTGGGTAGAATTATAAAAATTTAGCGCCTCTAAGCTGCATTAAATTTTAAAATTTAAAGCAGACGAGGCATGTGTTGTATGAAATTTAAAATTCCAAATCCTAAAGACAAGATAAATTCTATACCTCTAGCCTGCATGAAATTTTAAAATTTCAGACTTACGGAAGCGGATAAATTTTAAAATTTAAAGCCCGCGAAGGACGAGTAGAATTCTGAAATTTTATAATTTTATATTCCGCTCTACTTCGTCTTCTTTGCGCTGTCTTTATTAGTCGTTGCGTTAGCGTCGATATAGCCTATCTGGGCAAGCATTTCGTAGATTTGCATTATCCCATCCGCCGTACTGGTGTAAATTTTACCCAGCGTGACGATTAAATTTTGCCCTGCCGGATGTGTATGCCGTGCCGTGCGTACTCCGCGTGAAAAATGCACCAGCGCAACTCCTGCATCTGCCTAGCCTGAGACGGAGCTTAGGCTAGGCACATCGCTTCTCGCATAGAAGCTTCTATCTTTTTCTCATCGAGGCTGCCATTATAAAATAAATTTAACGCCAAGACCGCTTGGTACAAGAGCATATCAGCTCCGTCTTTGCATGCTAAATTTTGCCTTTTAGCCTCTTTTAAAAATGGCGTTTGCTTGCCGTATATCACATCAAATGCAAATTTAGCGCTTTTTAAAATGCCATCTAAAATCTCTTTTGGTGCTGGTAAAAGGTCATCTTTTAGCCCTGCTGAGGTTGAATTTACCACTAGATCAAATTTATGCTCTTTATAATCATCCCAGCTAAAGCACTCATAGTGATCTTTAAATTTATCAAGTCTTGCCTTGCTTCTATTTAGTATGCAAACATCTATGTTTTGCGATCTAAGCGCGTAGGCTAGGGCGTTTGCAGTGCCTCCAGCTCCAAGGATGATGGCGCTTTTTGCCTCTTTGAAATTTGCTATCGCTTTTAAAAAGCCAGGTGCGTCGGTGTTGTAGGCATAAATTTTCTCATTTTTTAGTACTAAAGTGTTTGCAGAGCCTATTTTACGTGCTGCTTCTGAGGCGTCATCGGCTAAATTTAGAGCAAATTCTTTATGCGGGAGTGTGACATTTGCGCCATCTAGTTTTAAGGATCTAAATTTATTGATTAGCTCATTGCCATCTTTTAGCAAGACCCTAGTATATAGGGCATCAAGAGCTAGATCGGCAATGGCTTTGTTGTGTAGTCTTGGAGATACCGAGTGAGCTATCGGATCTCCAAAAACTGCGAAGGTTTTCATTTTGCTCTAAAGACAAAAGCGTCTTTATTGACATCTTTTCTTATGTCATTTACAGCTTTTTGTAGTCCTTTTTCATCAAATGGACCAACTAAAATTTTAGTTAGCTCACCAGCTTTTATAGTCTTATAGCTATATCCTTTGGCTGCTATTTTTTTCATATAGTCGGCATTTGGGTTAAATTTGCTAGTTGCAAATACTTGTACATAAGAGCCTTTTGCCACGCTCTCGGCTTTTGCTGGAGCTTCAGCTTTTTTTTCTACTTTTTCTGCTTTTGTAGGAGCTTCAGCCTTTTTTTCTACCTTAGTTTCAGGTTTTTTCTCAGCTTTAGTTTCAGCTTTCTTCTCTGCTTTTGCCTCAGTTTTGGCTGGCTTTGCTTCAGCTTTTTTCTCTGCTTTAGCTTCGCTTTTTGTTTCAGCTTTTTTAGCTGGAGCTTCTACTTTTGTCTCAGCTTTTTTAGGTGTTTCAGCTGGATGCTCGACAGCTTTTACTATCTCTTTTGGCTCTTCAGTTTTAGGAGCTGATTTTGCACCTTCTTTATCTTTTAGCTTTTTGATCATATCTTCAAAATCATCTTGCTGCTTGTTTTCAGGCACGATAGGCACTTGCTCGAAAAGCTGAGTATCGCCTTTTTTAACATCTGAATTTGTATCTTGTGCAGGCACCTGTGTATCGACTGGCTGCTCTGCTGGCACTGGAGGCAGAACTAGTCTTGAGTCAGCTTCGTTTTGTGCTTGTGTTGAGTCGCCTGAGTTTATAAGCTTCATGGCTACGATGATGATTAAAAATAGTATAACAAGAGCCGCTATAAACATAAGAAGTTTCTTTAGTTTTGCGCCCTTTGCCTCATCATCTTTTTCTAAAAGTATATCTTTTAACTCTTCGTTTTCCATTATCTCTCCTTACATATATTTTGACCAACTTGCCCCACGCTCTTTTTGATAGAGGTTATATGGCAAAGTTAGGATGTTAAATTCTTTTGGCATGTCGATATTTGGGAACATTCTCCACTCTTTGGCTAACTTTTGTGAGAGCTTTGCGCTTAGCATATTTGCAAGCGTACAAGCCTCATTTAGTGTAGTGTGACCTTTATGCACATAAAGGTGTAAATGTCCTGGCGTCTTGGTCTCGTAGGCTGTGAAATTTATAAAGCCTTCTTCTCTTAAAAGAAGCTGCGCTCTATGCCAAAACCTATCTGGAGTTCTGCCGTTGTAGTCAAAGACTATGTTTTCGACCTTGTCACTTGCATTGATTAGCGAGTGGGCGATTATAGCTTTGCCCTCTTCATGCTCTTTCATAACGCTATAAGTTAGTGGTTCGTTAACCTTTTCAAATTTATCAAAGAAAATTTTGCCCTTATACTCTATCTTATTGACGATCGTGTCACGTTTGATGTAGTAGTGGGTCGTTATTATCTTTATAAGAGATGTATCAATACTTTGCATCAAAATGTCGCTTTATCATAGATTATAAATTTATGAGCAAGATCGACTAGTTCGGCTTTTATCTTCTCTTGTAAAGATGCGTTGTTGATGTCGCTTAACACGTCAGCTATCTTGTTTGCTATTAGCTCAAATTCAGCCTCTTTCATGCCACGAGCTGTTAGAGCTGGGCTACCTACACGTATGCCGCTTGTGATAAACGGACTTCTTGACTCGCCTGGAACTGTATTTTTATTTACAGTTATACCAGCATTTCCTAGAGCGATATCTGCGTCTTTTCCGCTAAAATCGCGGTTTAAGAAGCTCATTAGGATTAGGTGGTTATCAGTGCCGCCACTTACTAGATCAAAGCCTCTACTTATTAGCACTTCGCCAAGTTTTTTAGCGTTTGCTTTTACTTGTTTGGCGTAAATTTTCCACTCAGGGCTAAGGTTGTGCTTAAAGCCAACTGCCTTTGCAGCGATGACATGAACTAGTGGTCCGCCCTGGATGCCCGGGAAGATAGAAGAGTTTATCTTTTTAGCGTACTCTTCGTTGTTTGTCATGATGATACCGCCTCTTGGGCCTCTTAGAGTTTTATGAGTAGTTGAGCTTACGACGTCGCAGTGCGGGAAAGGATTTTGATGCTCACCAGCTACTACAAGACCAGCGATGTGAGCAACGTCTGCAAAGAGTATCGCACCAACAGCGTCAGCTATCTCTCTAAATTTCTTAAATTCGATCTCTCTTGTGTATGCGCTAGCGCCACAAACGATCATTTTTGGTTTTACTATCTTTGCGATATCCATAACTCTATCGTAGTTTATGCGACCATCAAGCTCGACGCCGTAAAAGAAGCTCTCATACATCTTGCCAGAGCTGCTTACCTTTGCACCATGCGTTAAGTGGCCTCCGTGGCTTAGATCCATGCCTAAAATTTTATCGCCTGGATTAAGCAAAGCACCATAAACGCCTTGGTTTGCCTGAGAGCCTGAGTTTGGTTGAACGTTTGCAAATTCGCATCCAAAAAGCTCTTTGCATCTATCGATCGCGATTTGCTCGATCTCATCTACAAATTCGCAGCCACCATAATATCTCTTGCCAGGGTAGCCTTCGGCGTATTTGTTTGTTAGTATTGAACCCATCACTTCCATGACTTCTGGATATGTGAAATTTTCGCTAGCGATCATCTCAAGGTGGTCACACTGGCGTTTTAACTCTAAATTTACTAGGTCGTAAATATCTTTATCATAGCTTTGCAAACTCATTTTTCGTTCTCCTTTGTCTCAGTTTTTAGTGGCCTCATCGCTGGGAAGAGGACAACGTCGCGTATTGATTTTTTATCTGTTAGAAGCATCACAAGTCTATCGATACCTATGCCTTCGCCTGCAACTGGTGGCATGCCGTATCCTAGGGCTTTTACATAGTCCTCGTCCATCTCATGAGCCTCGTCATCGCCTGCGTTTTTAGCATCGATCTGCGCTTTAAAGCGGTTGTATTGATCGATCGGATCATTTAGCTCGTTAAAGCCATTTGCCAGCTCTCTACCAGCGATAAATAGCTCAAATCTCTCTGCCACGTCAGGATTTGTGTCGCTTCTTCTTGAAAGTGGGCTTATAGAGATCGGATAGTCGATGACAAAAGTTGGGTGTATTAGCTTGCTCTCTACGTAGTTATCGAAGAGTTCAGCCTGCAAGTGGCCAAGATCAAGCTTCTCGTTTGCTTCAAAGCCATCTGCCCTTAGTTTTGTTAAAATTTTAGCCTTGTCGCTTACGACATCTTCAGCAAGTCCGCCTATCTCAACTAAGGCTTTTTTATAGCTTATGCGTTTAAATGGCTTGCTAAAATCAATCTCCATGCCATCAAAATTTATTACTTTCTCCATGCCAAGTTTTTCTAAAATGACATTAAATAGATCCTCTGTGATACCCATTAGATCGTGGTAGTTGTGATATGCCCAGTAAAACTCGATACTTGTAAATTCAGGGTTGTGGGTTAGGTCCATGCCCTCATTTCTGAAGTTTCTATTCATCTCATAAACAGCCTCAAAGCCACCAACTACAAGACGTTTTAGATATAGCTCGGGAGCGATTCTTAGGTATCTCTCAACTCCAAGAGCGTTGTGAAATGTCACAAATGGTTTTGCATTTGCGCCACCAGCTATTGGGTGAAGCATCGGAGTTTCAACCTCTAAAAAGCCCTTTTCTTCAAAAAATCTTCTAATCGTGCTTATAATCACCGAGCGCTTTTTAAAATCAGCCCTAACTTCAGGGTTCATTATCATATCAAGGTATCTTTGGCGGTATCTTGTCTCAACATCAACTAGCCCGTGGTACTTCTCAGGAAGCGGACTAATTGATTTTGTAGCTAAGCTAAGCTCATTTACGTGCATTGAAAATTCGCCAGTTTTTGTTATAAAAGCGTAGCCTCTAACATAGACGATATCGCCTATTTCTACATATTTTTTAACGATTTTAAACCACTCTGGATCAAGCGTCTTGTTGCTAAAGTAAATTTGTAAATTTCCATTTTCGTCTTCGATGTTTGCAAAGACCGCTTTACCAGCGTCGCGGATCAGCTTTATCCTGCCTGCAAGGCCAACTAGCTGCCCCTCTGCTTTTTTCTCTTCTGTATCTTTTATATAGTTAAATTTAAGTCTAAATTTAGAGATATTCATATCTCTTCTAAGAAAATGTGGATACGGATTTATGCCTAAATTTCTAAGCTCATCTATGCTTTCTAATCTTTGAATTTCGTGTTGGTTGTCAAATATCACCTTACTTTCCCTTTATATTATTTTTTGAACATTTTTCGCAAATTCCATAAAGCTGCATCATGTGACCAGTTAGTTTAAAGCCATGCTCTTTTGCGATGCTTATTTGCCTTTTTTCTATCATAGGATCTTCAAACTCTATGATAAGGCCGCACTTTCTGCATATCATGTGGTCATGGTGTGGCTTTGTGGCAAGCTCAAATTTCTTGCCCTGCGAACCAAAGCTGATAGATGTTACCATCTCTGATTCTTCTAGTAAATTTAGCGTCCTATAAACAGTTGCGATGCCGATATTTAGCTCAGGATAGGTCTCTTTTATGAAAAGATATAGCCTCTCTGGCGTAAAGTGTTCATCGTTGTTATAAAGCGTTTTTAGTAAAATTTCACGCTGTTTTGTATATTTTAAACCATTGTCGCGAAGAACTCTTTTAAATTTCTCAAGCAAGGCATCATATTCTAAATTTTCTATCATTTTTCTTCCCCTTTGGTGACGTTTGTGTCGGTGTTTGTGCTCGCATTTGCATCCATTGATATAAATGCATCACTCTTGTTTGTATCCTTTGGTCTTACTACCATCTCATCTAGCCCATTTTTGATGTTTTTCACATCGATATTTGTTATCCATCTACCAGTTTCAAGCAGGAGCGGATAGACCTTGCTATTTGTGAAGTATGGCTCGATCATTTTATTTAGCGAAGTGCCTGACATTACGGCGACGACTGCTGAAAATGTGAGGAAAATTTTGCCACTTCCCATGACAAATCCACCAAGCCTATCTAAAAAGCCAAGTCCGCTTACTGAAACTATCTTTGATAAAAATTTGCCAACTAGCAGACAAACTAGCCAAAAAACTAGCCAAAGTCCGATAAATGCGACAAATTGTAAAAATGAAGGATTTTCAAATTTATAGATATTTTTGCTTATGAAACTCTCAGCTACATCTGAAAATCTACTAGCGACAACTAGACCGCCGATAAGTCCGATAAGTCCAAAAGTCTCTTTTATAAGCCCGTTTATTATGCCTTTTACACCAAGTATCAGGACAAGGGCGATGACGATAATGTCAAACCAAGTTACTAAATCCATCATACAGTTCCTATTAAATTTTGAAGTTCTTGTTGGCTAGTTGAGTAGGCTAGCGCGTTTTCTTTTGTGATCAAGCCCTCTTTTAGCGCTTTCATCAGCGCTTGAGTCTGCGTGCTCATGCCAGTTTGTTGCTGATTTAGCTGCATTTGAGAGTAAATTTGATGCACTTTGTTTTCGCGTATCAAGTTTGAAATCGCCATGTTATTTATCAAAATTTCATGCACAGCGCACCTTCCGCCGCCTATTTTTGGTATCAGACTTTGTGAGATGACAGCAGTTAGCGAAACGCTAAGCATGTTTCTTACTTGAAGCTGCTCGCTTCCATCGAAGCTATCAACGATCCTATTTATAGTTTGTATGGCTGAGTTTGTGTGAAGAGTGCCAAAGACTAGGTGTCCGGTCTCAGCTGCTGTAATAGCCGTAGAGATCGTCTCCCTATCTCTCATCTCGCCTACAAGTATGATATCTGGGTCTTCACGAAGTGCAAATTTTAGCGCCTTTGAGTAAGAGTGTGTGTCGGTGCCGATATTTCTATGTGAAAATAGGGCTTTTTTGTTGTTATGCACAAACTCGACTGGGTCCTCAACGGTGATGATGTGCTTTCTATAATTTAAATTTATCTCATTAAGCATCGCAGCAAGCGTCGTTGATTTACCGCTACCTGTTGGTCCAGTAACTAGGATAAGGCCTTTTTCTCGTTTGATGATATATTTAAAAATTTGTGGTGCATTTAGATCATCAAGCGAAGGGATGTCGATAGGTATGATACGAAAAGCTGCTGCTAGATCGCCATTCATCGTGTAGTAGTAGTTGCCACGAAAGCGTCCGATATTTGGAAGCTCTATGGCAAAGTCAAGCTCTTTATTGTTTTCAAGCTCACTCTTTTGGGCGTCTGTGATCAGAGCGTAGCATAAATTTTCTATATCTTTGCCACTTAGCACGCCAAATTCAAGCGGTCTTAAAGTGCCATCTATCCTTATCTGAGGTTCAGACCTTGAGACTAGGTGGAGGTCACTGGCTTTATTAAAAACAACGGTTTTTAGAAGCGTTTGGATGTCACCAGAGAGGTTGCTCTCCGATGCTTTGGCTTGAGCGTCCGAGCTTTGCGCTCTTAGTTGTTCGATTAGATCCATATTTTACTCTATGATCTTTGGCACGGCAAAAAAGTGTCCTTCGCGTGAAGGGGCGTGCTTTAAAATTTCATCGACAACGTTACTTAAATGTGGTTCATCTTCTCTTAATGGAGTGCCGCCTTTTATAGAGCTAACTACGGCCTCATCGCTACTTAGATCAAGCTCGTTTAAAACATCGACAAAAGATACGATTTCACTTAATTGCTTCTTGATCTCTTCTCTTTTTTCATCATTAATTTGTAATGCTGAGAGTTTTTCTAGTTTATTTAAGAGAGTGTCGTCTATTTGCATTATTAAGCAACCTTTTAATTGATTTTGAGGCATTATATCACATTCAAGCTTTAATTTTGGGCTACTTTTAATTTAATTATGCTAAAATCTGCGAATTAAAATTTTTTAAAAGCAAGGAAAAACGTTGGCTATAAAAGAAGACTTAACCGAGATAAAAAAAGAGATCGACGCCCAAGAGCAGTTTCTTGAGAGTATGATCAAGGGAGAGCGTTTTTTTAGGAAATACAAAACTTTGCTGATCGTGCTATGCGTTGCAGCTATCGTCGCACTCATCGGATTTTACGCTAGTAAGGTTTTAAACGACAACAGGGTTGAGGAGGCAAATTTAGCCTATTCAAAGCTTATCTTAAACCCAAATGACGCAAACGCTTTAAATGTTTTAAAGGAGAAAGAGCCAAGCATGTATGCGCTTTTCTCACTTGGACAAATGCTCGATAAAAACGATACAAAAGGCATTAGCGAGCTTGTAAATTTAAAAGTAAATCCGATCGTAAAAGATATCATTCTTTCACAAACTGGCGATGCAAATACTCAAATTTTAAGCGAATACAACGCACTTTTAAAAGGTTTTGAGCTTTTAAAACAAAATAAAATCAAAGAGGCAAATGTGGAATTTGACAAGATCGCACTTGA
This genomic stretch from Campylobacter concisus harbors:
- a CDS encoding type IV pilus twitching motility protein PilT — protein: MDLIEQLRAQSSDAQAKASESNLSGDIQTLLKTVVFNKASDLHLVSRSEPQIRIDGTLRPLEFGVLSGKDIENLCYALITDAQKSELENNKELDFAIELPNIGRFRGNYYYTMNGDLAAAFRIIPIDIPSLDDLNAPQIFKYIIKREKGLILVTGPTGSGKSTTLAAMLNEINLNYRKHIITVEDPVEFVHNNKKALFSHRNIGTDTHSYSKALKFALREDPDIILVGEMRDRETISTAITAAETGHLVFGTLHTNSAIQTINRIVDSFDGSEQLQVRNMLSVSLTAVISQSLIPKIGGGRCAVHEILINNMAISNLIRENKVHQIYSQMQLNQQQTGMSTQTQALMKALKEGLITKENALAYSTSQQELQNLIGTV
- a CDS encoding DUF1882 domain-containing protein, with amino-acid sequence MQSIDTSLIKIITTHYYIKRDTIVNKIEYKGKIFFDKFEKVNEPLTYSVMKEHEEGKAIIAHSLINASDKVENIVFDYNGRTPDRFWHRAQLLLREEGFINFTAYETKTPGHLHLYVHKGHTTLNEACTLANMLSAKLSQKLAKEWRMFPNIDMPKEFNILTLPYNLYQKERGASWSKYM
- the gatC gene encoding Asp-tRNA(Asn)/Glu-tRNA(Gln) amidotransferase subunit GatC, which translates into the protein MQIDDTLLNKLEKLSALQINDEKREEIKKQLSEIVSFVDVLNELDLSSDEAVVSSIKGGTPLREDEPHLSNVVDEILKHAPSREGHFFAVPKIIE
- a CDS encoding SPOR domain-containing protein, with product MENEELKDILLEKDDEAKGAKLKKLLMFIAALVILFLIIIVAMKLINSGDSTQAQNEADSRLVLPPVPAEQPVDTQVPAQDTNSDVKKGDTQLFEQVPIVPENKQQDDFEDMIKKLKDKEGAKSAPKTEEPKEIVKAVEHPAETPKKAETKVEAPAKKAETKSEAKAEKKAEAKPAKTEAKAEKKAETKAEKKPETKVEKKAEAPTKAEKVEKKAEAPAKAESVAKGSYVQVFATSKFNPNADYMKKIAAKGYSYKTIKAGELTKILVGPFDEKGLQKAVNDIRKDVNKDAFVFRAK
- the lysS gene encoding lysine--tRNA ligase encodes the protein MFDNQHEIQRLESIDELRNLGINPYPHFLRRDMNISKFRLKFNYIKDTEEKKAEGQLVGLAGRIKLIRDAGKAVFANIEDENGNLQIYFSNKTLDPEWFKIVKKYVEIGDIVYVRGYAFITKTGEFSMHVNELSLATKSISPLPEKYHGLVDVETRYRQRYLDMIMNPEVRADFKKRSVIISTIRRFFEEKGFLEVETPMLHPIAGGANAKPFVTFHNALGVERYLRIAPELYLKRLVVGGFEAVYEMNRNFRNEGMDLTHNPEFTSIEFYWAYHNYHDLMGITEDLFNVILEKLGMEKVINFDGMEIDFSKPFKRISYKKALVEIGGLAEDVVSDKAKILTKLRADGFEANEKLDLGHLQAELFDNYVESKLIHPTFVIDYPISISPLSRRSDTNPDVAERFELFIAGRELANGFNELNDPIDQYNRFKAQIDAKNAGDDEAHEMDEDYVKALGYGMPPVAGEGIGIDRLVMLLTDKKSIRDVVLFPAMRPLKTETKENEK
- a CDS encoding CvpA family protein, which translates into the protein MDLVTWFDIIVIALVLILGVKGIINGLIKETFGLIGLIGGLVVASRFSDVAESFISKNIYKFENPSFLQFVAFIGLWLVFWLVCLLVGKFLSKIVSVSGLGFLDRLGGFVMGSGKIFLTFSAVVAVMSGTSLNKMIEPYFTNSKVYPLLLETGRWITNIDVKNIKNGLDEMVVRPKDTNKSDAFISMDANASTNTDTNVTKGEEK
- a CDS encoding shikimate dehydrogenase, yielding MKTFAVFGDPIAHSVSPRLHNKAIADLALDALYTRVLLKDGNELINKFRSLKLDGANVTLPHKEFALNLADDASEAARKIGSANTLVLKNEKIYAYNTDAPGFLKAIANFKEAKSAIILGAGGTANALAYALRSQNIDVCILNRSKARLDKFKDHYECFSWDDYKEHKFDLVVNSTSAGLKDDLLPAPKEILDGILKSAKFAFDVIYGKQTPFLKEAKRQNLACKDGADMLLYQAVLALNLFYNGSLDEKKIEASMREAMCLA
- a CDS encoding serine hydroxymethyltransferase, producing the protein MSLQSYDKDIYDLVNLELKRQCDHLEMIASENFTYPEVMEVMGSILTNKYAEGYPGKRYYGGCEFVDEIEQIAIDRCKELFGCEFANVQPNSGSQANQGVYGALLNPGDKILGMDLSHGGHLTHGAKVSSSGKMYESFFYGVELDGRINYDRVMDIAKIVKPKMIVCGASAYTREIEFKKFREIADAVGAILFADVAHIAGLVVAGEHQNPFPHCDVVSSTTHKTLRGPRGGIIMTNNEEYAKKINSSIFPGIQGGPLVHVIAAKAVGFKHNLSPEWKIYAKQVKANAKKLGEVLISRGFDLVSGGTDNHLILMSFLNRDFSGKDADIALGNAGITVNKNTVPGESRSPFITSGIRVGSPALTARGMKEAEFELIANKIADVLSDINNASLQEKIKAELVDLAHKFIIYDKATF
- a CDS encoding Fur family transcriptional regulator, which codes for MIENLEYDALLEKFKRVLRDNGLKYTKQREILLKTLYNNDEHFTPERLYLFIKETYPELNIGIATVYRTLNLLEESEMVTSISFGSQGKKFELATKPHHDHMICRKCGLIIEFEDPMIEKRQISIAKEHGFKLTGHMMQLYGICEKCSKNNIKGK